The Fusarium keratoplasticum isolate Fu6.1 chromosome 4, whole genome shotgun sequence genome contains the following window.
AATTGACGCTCATCTGATCCTTTTTCAGCCGAAGAACTCACTAACCTTCGCTTCCTACGCCTCACGACCTTCATAGCCCCTTTCGCGTACCTTCTAGAGGTACTGCATCCTTTCAGAACAATGGCCAGCGATCTACCCCAAGTTCAGCGGTACATCACCACCCACGACGCTTCCGGCAAATCCGTAATCGACCAGTCGATACCTACTGCTGCGCCGTGGTATAGCTTACCTgacaactcggccatcttcgCACAATGCTACGCAACTCGCGGCTTTCCTGTCAACCTGTCTGGCGACAAAGACCTCCAGCAGTACCGGGAGTTCCTGGATGACGCCCCAGGCTTGGTTGTTTCGAATGGAACTGTACTGCGTTACGTCGACATCGGGCCAAACGTGACATCGCCGATACATCGCACTGTCAGTGTGGATTTTGGTCTGGTGTTGGAAGGGGAGGTGGAACTAATccttgactctggggagACGAGAATACTGAAGCGGGGAGACGTGTGTGTTCAGCGTGCTACTATGCATGCCTGGAGGAATACGAGCAACACAAGTTCAGCAAGGCTGCTCTTTGTACTTCAGCCTGCCCGACCTTTCAAGATTGGAGGggaggatgccaaggaaGATTATGGTGGAATGGCAGGAGTGAAAGCTTCAAGCTAGTCGCTAGGTTAGGGAAatcagcaacaacaaaaaaCCCATTTCCTGTCAACATTGAAGACTGAAGCTCTTGCAAGATATGCGCTTTTCCTTCCTACATAGAAAAGGGTTTCCAGTACGCTAAGCCTCAGGTATCAATTGTTGCCGAGTTGACAGGAAGCGTCAGTGAACTGGACGAATGGAGAGGCGACCTGGATGGGTATTGGCCAGACGGGAGGTGACTCCACTCCTACTGCATTAGATCCAACATTTGAAACCCATCCGGAGTTCTCGGGGAAAGCCCCCATTAAAAGGCGAATGTACCTTCACTCTGTGAATCTGAGGTGCTGTGGAGTTTTGCGGGTTCGGTGATTCCGGGGCCATCGGGGGAAGAAATACGGAGACCACACATTCCATTCTTGCACCTTGTCTCCACCTACAGAGTACCGTAAGTGAATATTAATTATCACATCCCTTACGATGAATTGTTGCCGCAGAGGAGACATTCCAGCTAACTGCTTATGTTTTAAACCCGATCAGCCTTACTCCGTTCTACCAAGCATCTCAGTTCCCTGCTCCCTGCGTGCCAAGATGGTGGCAATGATAACCCCCAAGAAGATTGTCGTTCTCGGCGGAGGTCCTGCCGGAATGGCCACGGCACTTTCCTTTATCAAAGCCGGGTTCAAAGTCAAGGTCTACGAAAGGTATCCTTCCGCCAAACCCGCGGGAACCCTCCTCAACTTGTGGCCACCTCCCATCCACGCTCTGAAAAGCATGGGTGTCGACGTCAAGGGCCTAGGTGCTCCTTGCCATACCAGTTTCCGCAACTCAATGGGCCATGTGCGAGCCGATCTCCGATTGCCCCGAAGAGATCATCGATGAATATGGCGGGGGCTTCATTGGACTTCTCCGCCCCTGTCATTCGAGGGGGGGTTCGTGTCTTAGACAAGGGCCCAACTCTATTGGGTTGGCACCGTCGACGGCCGCAGATTCTGGACTTGTGAAGGTGATGTGCTGGACTCATTCCTTGATTTCTTGTTCTACTGCCTGCCCTTTGTCAGGTGcagttgacgaggttgatgtGGTGGAATGTGAATAGTGTATCTCTGGTAACTGCATGCATCTGCTTTCTTTGTAATTTGCGCACATCTAGTCATGTAACACAGTAGTGAGACAGTCGACGTGATAATGACGTCTTACACTTCGGAGGAGAGATGCCGCATGTTCATGCACTGATTGAAGGATGCAATGATAATTAATGATGGAAGGGCAACGTCAGCAGTAGATAATGATGAGATATAAAGGTAGAAGATTACTAGATGAATGTTCACGTATGATACGGcctgttgaggagctggcATGTCATTCATATTGGATGTGTTGAGGGACCACAGGGAAGTTATGATTATGAGAAAACACGTACAGCCGTTAATAACGACAGGGTCGAGTTAAAGGAGAACTTCCTTTGGTTTGACCAATATTGTTACTTTTAATACTTGGGCGAAAATCAAGATTGACTATGAAAGAAGATCGCTGAGTGCAACACTCCTCAATACCTAGGGTAGGTGAGGTTGAGCAACACATACGGGACGgggcagccttggcaaagGGGATCAAGTTTAGTGCTACTGCGTTATATACACTGTCAACGATGGTATGTATTGTAAAAATTATCGTGAAAATGCCTAATTATCATGCCCATGTTCCACAAAATGTTTTTGGTCTACGCCAATCTTGAGGCACAAATAGACCAGCCAACACGGTAGACATTCTTAGGCCTCCGATGCTAGACACGATGCTGAAAACAAGGATAGTTATCCTTGCTCATAGTATTTTAACTCGACTGATTGCAGAACTAGACCTGTCTCTATTGTTTCTGTTTCTTAATAGGCTAGTAGTTATCCTGGGGTGGTGCCTAGAATCCGAACGTCTGATCATTGAACAAGAACTTGATATGATGCGATGGTttgttgacaatgtgttctttattacagttgaagcctggcccttgatgggacAACTAAGCCAGAAGGCCGAACAAGATCTCGATGCAAGAACAACTCGTCTCTTTGGATTAAATCCTGATACCTAGTTTAACTCTGGTTCTATTTTTCTCATCGTCGAAACTGGTGACCAAAATTTGTCGTGCCTGAACCTTGGTGAGATTTCGCCCGAGCTCGGCCAAGGAGCAATTCTCATGTGTCATAGGATCTCATTCAACTCATCACTCAAGGTTTTCCTTGGAAAACTGAAAAGCTTGCGCATTCCACCCCTGATCTCTCCTTATTCTCGTAAACAAGTGCGAATCCCCTCGGCCAGCATGTCGACGCAGACGCAGGCAGTCTTGGCTCATGACAGCGATGAATCATCATCAGAAGAGCTCGTTCCCTCGACTATTTCGGATACCACTGATGATGACTTAGAGCTCGATATCGGTAAGGCTAGCGAAATCTTTGGCTTTAAAACGGTAGTTATCACGGTTTAGTTGTCAGGCGTCACCTTCACctccagtctcatcaacggcTTGGTTATCATCGGACTACCAGCAATCACAAAAGACCTTCAGCTACCGCCCCCTCTGGCCTTTTGGCCGGCATCAGTCTCTGGCCTGGCTACAGCTTCTAGCTTGCTACTGGCCGGGGCGGTTGCTGATGTCCTAGGGCCAAGATGGGTTGATCTTGTCGGCTGCTTTGCGAGCGGAGCTCTGATGATTGGATCAGGGGCATCTGGCAAAGGCACAGAACTCGTTGCGTTTCGGGCTCTTCAGGGATCGGGTTGGGAATGCATCTTGCCTCGTCAGTCGCTATCATCACTCAAGTTCTGCCTCACGGGCGAGGCCGTAACATGGCCTTTTCTTGCCTGGGTCTAAGCCAGCCTCTTGGGTTCTCGATTGGCTTGGTTCTGGGTGGTGTCTTTGTTGACACTATTGGCTGGCGAGCGGGATGGTACCTTTCTGGGGCTTtgactctcttcttttctgtCGTGGGCCTGTGGGCGCTTCCAACGAGGCAAGATGACCGAAATTTGAACGATATCCTACGAGATTTTGGAACCAAAGTTGACTGGGTTGGCGCTATACTCGCATCTACTTTCATGACAGTGATGTGTTATTTGCCAGCGTAACTCTTCCTCCAAGAAGGGTATTGTGGGAATGTAACTAACAAATCACTAGTTTTCTGAGTGCGGATGTGGAAACAATTCGTCAGCCTGGGAGCATCGCTATGCTTTGTCTGAGCACAATTGCTTTTCTCGCCTTCGTCGGTTGGGTTCATCGTCAGgatgaagccaagaagccagcTTTGATCCCAAACTCCATTTGGAAGAATGCGACCTTTTTCAGTATTTGTGTCACTATTGCCCTATCATTTGCTGTCCTGAATTCCATGGAATTGTTCTGCAGCTTGTTGTAAGTTGGCTGATACACACCTGAGGACAAAACCTTTTCTAACAAGACTCAGCTTTCAAGAGATCCAGCATCTACCAGCTCTTCAAGCGTCCATTCGGATCTTGCCCTGCACACTAGTTGCTGCACTTGTCAATATCGTTGTGGGTCTTTTCGTCCACAAGATTCCTGCTATCTGGATCGTCACTGTCACGTCGATACTTTGTGCTGGCTCTCCTCTACTGATGGCTGTTATCGATCCCTCTTGGCCTTATTGGGGTAACGCGTTTGTGGCACAGATATTGCAACCTATTAGTTGTGATGCACTTTTTACGGTCGGGTTGATCATCATTACCGACGTCTTCCCTGAAGATACGCAGGGTCTTGCTGGGGCAGTGTTCAACACAGCCGCACAGTTCGGAAGCGCGCTGGGTCTGGCTATCCTCCAGGTGATATCCACACAGGTGACAAAGGACTCAAACAGCACTGACAAAGTGGTTGCCCTCATGCAGGGGTATAGGGCCAGCTTCTGGACGATGTTTGGCATGATGCTACTATGTACGATTGTTGGACTGCTGGGATTGAGGAAAGCGGGACGAATCGGCCTCAAACGAGACTAATTGATCGTTTTGGGCGGGCGttggagacgagacaagCGATTACACGAGATGGGCGACGCGATTGGAGACAATTCGTCTGTTGTGGCAAATGAACGACTACCAGTTTTAACAATACAATAACGTGTATGTATACAATGACCCCATTATGATATCCGGATGTATGCCAATGCCGCCTCGATGATTGATGCAAAAGGCTGTAATTTTAAATGCGAGAAAAAACAGACAAAGAACCGAAAGGGCTCTTAAATGTTGAAGGCACCGAGagccatcgaggagaagaggagagcaCCGATGGTGAGGCCAAGGGTGCTGACGCTGGACTGGGGAACGACACCAGCGGCGGCGTTGCCGGTGGAGGTTGAGCTGGCGGAGCTGGCAGTGCCGGAGGCGgtgctgtcgctgtcgtcgcTGTCCTTGTCATCGCTATCCTTGTCGCTGTCCTTGTCATCGCTATCCTTGTCgctgtccttgtccttgtcgtcgtccttgtcgcTGTCGCCGCCAGAGATGACGGAAGCCTGGGCGGAGGCGGGGACGGCGGcgtccttggtcttggaggcAACGTCGGAGGAAACGCTCTTGGGGACGCTGCAGAAGACGGCCTCCCAGGGAGCACCGTTCTCGTAGAGGCAGTCGGCGAGGTCGCTGACGGTCTGGTCGAGGGCAACACAGTAGATGCCGCAGTCGTTGTGGTAGCTGACGATCTGAGCATCACCGCAGCACTTCTTCATGATGTCGGTGTGGTTTCCGGTGTAGGGCATGGCGCAGGTGGTGTCCTGGTTGGGAGAGTCGTAGAGGTTGGTGCATGCCgtggtggcagtggcagccgcggtggtggtagtggtggacatgatggcggtggATTAAGATGGATGTAATATTACGTTCAAATGTAACGAAAGACGCAAATAGCGATCGATTGAATAGAATAATAACGAGagaacttgatgatggcggatCGAGTCTGACAGAAGCTGAACAGGCGATGGTTCGGTTTTATTTAACCAAGGTCGAGTTGATCCGGCTGACGCGTTAAAGGGGTTAATCCGGGGGCACCCACTTTTACAAGGCAGACAGCCAATCCCCATATTTAGAAACTTGACTAATCTTCGTatttgccttggcttggaaCACGCCAAGGGAAGATCCTGGTTGCCAGGCAACTCGAGAGTTGGGCATCATTGGTCGACATGCGAGACAGTGGAAATGCCAGGAGGCAGTGGAGAGTGATGGATACCTTTTTGCATTTGCAGATTGACAGGCAGGGCAGCGTcccttggcgttgatgatgaagcgtCACGCCAAAATGGTAACCCGGtagctttttatatcttGAACGGTTTCATCGTTGAAAACATAGTTCATTGACGTAACTGTCATGTCAATGCTCTAGCGGGCGTAGCAGCGAGCTTTTCTAGAACCACAACGGGCATGGCTTTAGCGAAATTAGGCCTCTCAATGCCCCGAGATTGCGATCGCCTGTTCCGACACGGGCTGTCAGCACCAGCGGCTGAAAACCCGATTGAGGATAAATTCGACCTGGGCCCAACTTGAATGTTGCAAGTCTTTTCGGTTGTCATCATTTTCACGTTTGCCGAGTTTGCGAATACTCAAAGTGGCACCATGTTGCAAGCAATgcattggcattggcccCTGATGTGGCCCCTTTCTGTTCATGTTTGTCTTTTTATTTCGCCGGACCTTTTGAGCCGAATTTCTCGACGTGCTGGAGAAGACAGTCGCATGTGACATTGTCGCACATATTCCGACCAACCCACCCAGGATGCGTAGCCAATCGCACCTCCACGAACAAAAGTGCCAGTGGTGATCATTACCTCGCCTTGTTGCTGGAACTGCGAATGTAAGGCTCCGACGGGAAAACTTCAGCCTCTACCGTAACACCATCGTATAATTCTGCCCACCGCGATCTCAAAGCCTCTGGAGTTTTCCATGCATTCTCCGGGTCTCGAAGCCAGAGCCGCAGAAGATGTCGCCTATTAAAAGGTCAGAGTGGTGAGCTTAAGGAAGGGCAGTGACTGATAGAGACACTCACTGCTGGGTCGGCGAATCCGTAAAGCCGTCTCGCGCATGAAACACAGCAAGGTTATTGACATATTGCATGTCGCCTTTTTGGAAATCGGTTGAAACGCTCAACTTTTCCCCAAGGAAGTGAAGAGTGTCGAGAGCTTCGGCTTGGGCTTCTGTGATGGGAGGAATGTCGTGGCTTCGTGGGAGGGCCCCGAATCCGACGAAATATCGGCGAGCATACTGTAGAGCCACCCGCTCTGGGGTCGACTCCGTAGCCTTTTGGTGGTAGAGAAGTGGCCGTGTGGCAAACTTCTTGTCTGCATTGGTAAAGCTGGTATGGGTTAGTACAGTACCCAGCTGCTGCCTGGATTAGGGGCAAGAGTCGTGTTCTCACATTTCAACGTCCCAGTTCTGGGAAAGAGTGTGGACCAGGTCAGGTCGAGTTCTGGCAATCTCATTGTAGACGCGCCATGTGCTGGCCAGTCTACTAGCTCCACCCTCCAAGGCAGTTTCAAGACAGAAGAGGGAGACGATATCACCGGTATCAGTGTGAAAGACTTGCTTATCAGTCGTGTATGCAGGGCTTCCAATTGCGCCCTTCTCCTGACCCGAACTTAGATCCTTGATATGGGTCAGGACGACATCGGCAGGCTTGCCGTTGAACTTGCTGTCCTGTCGACCTCGTTGACCTGCGATGTGTGAAGAGATTCCGACATAGATGATTATATTCTCTTGTCGGCTGTACTTGTCGACGTCGAGACCGCGAATCACAAAGAAGCCATGTCCTGCATGAAGCTCATCCGAAAGTTTGCGTAGTTCGGCATGCAATTGAGGCAGAGGGAAGGTCTCAGGAGAGATCTGGCCAAGGGGGATGTTAAGAACTATCAGAGTGAGCAAGTCTACTAGAGAATAGGTGAAGTGAAATTGCGGCTACCTTGGAAATGCTTCAATGCTTGATCAATCTCGTTCGTCTGATCCGGAGACAACACATAGGCCCAATCGTACGTTTGAGCAACTGACTCTCCATCCCAGACCAGATCGCCCGTCAACTGGGTTGGAAATCCCTCAGGAACAGTCGAAGGCAGGGTTTCAGACTTGAGTCTTTGAgcttggcgggcttggaACTTGGCGTAGTCTGGAGCGTATGCGATGTCAGGCTGTCCAGGAGGAGCCGGGGCTGCTGGAGTGATGACGACAGTGGCGGACATGATGCTTCTGTTATTCTACTGTTTTTAATGAGTTGAGTCGTGAATGAAGGATGCAAACTCTTAAAAAGACTTGATGATATTCTCCATTATTACTAAGACATTGGTGCTGTTTGGCTGCGATATACGCAAATGCGATGAGGTGATGTCACATCGAGATTGCGCCATCTCTTCCGGTTACATCAACGTTGGGGTGCATATTGTCTGGGGAAATAACGCTTCTGTGTGACTAGATCTTGTATCAAGCATGAAAGAGAATGGAAAAGCAGAATTGAGAAGCAAGGTAATAAATAACAAAATTGTAGGAAAAACTTAAAGCCAGGAATAAGCGCTCCTAACAAGAGTCTCTCCTTCAGCACCTCGAGCTCTTTCTTGAATATTCATGCTTCAAGGCACGTCTATTGTGCCGAAATCACTCTCTGAACACCTCCAATTTGGCCTTCCCTCGTAGCAAAGTCCAGGCCCAGAGCGAATCAAGGATTATAATAATTCCAAAACTGAAAACGAGACTGCCGCCAAAAACCCAACTGTGATACCACCAAGCACTATCCGTATCCAAGTGAGCAACTTGGCAAGCGATGGCCCATGGAAGCACATAAAGGAGATTGCTCGCAAGACTCTGGTATAGATACCACTTTGGTCGGGTTGCAAGTAAGATCGTGGCTAGCTGAGTCGACATGGCATAGAACACATAACACCAATCAAGAGTTCGCCACATGTATGCCGTGACTTCGGCAACTTCGTGCGAGCCGCTGAGGTAGGATGCAAACGAATAGGCCCCGTATAAagtgaggaagatggcaagcGGAACCTCAAAGACAATCGCAAGAACAAGGGATTTCAGCGCAGGCCGTACAATGGCGAGAATATCTTTCCAGCTCGCCCTGGGTCTTCGCATATTGACGCCCACCTTTCTTCTCCACTCTCCCCAATTGTGGCCGATGAATTGAAGGGCAGTCGCCTCTAGTGCTTGAACTGGAACCATGACCAGGCCCCAgcggatggtgttgaagacaCCCCAAGCCGTGGAGTAGACGGAGCCGAGTGCAACGATTGTCGTAACCAGCCAGAGATAGAGTGCGTTCCTCACGGCAGATTCGGTGAAGAAAATGAGGCCAGGACGAAGGAAAACCTTGAGCGCTTGGAAGCTTGGGCGCAGTCGATGGTGTGTCTGCGGCTCTCGTCGCAATTCTCTCAGGAGAGGCCGGGTATTTGACCATAGGAAGTAGGCAAGCCCGACAAAGGAAGCCACAAGATTGCAGACTAGCTGGATCGTGCCTTGCATGTTGACAGTCGGGGTGAAGGATCCCACATGCCACTTTGAAATTAGAAGAAAGTCGAGCAGGATATTAATGGCAAACTTGACCGAGCTGATGGCCAAGGGAATATCTGGTTTGTCTAAAGCCCTTGTTGAAGTCGCGACAGCAGTCTCAAGGATTCCGCTAAAGACGGTGAACGATGAGATGCGTATATATGTCAAGCTCGCATCCCGGACTTCGGAGGGGACGAAGCGTCTTGCGAATGCTGGGGCTGCGGCAAGAAAGACGATGCTCAATATGAATCCCGCGAGAGATTGAAACGCGATCAGGGTATGTGTCAACTGAAGACGCTTTGCAAGATCCCGTGATGCTTTGTCACCAATAATGACCCAAGCGGCTCTTGGAAGGCCTTCGTTGACGGCTTCGGCGGCCGTGTTCATGTAGGTGTATGCATCTGTCGTTACCACCATGGATGCGTCAATGTTGGCAACCCAGAGCTTGGAAAGAGTGCCGTAGAGAGCTGGAAGAATGAAAGATGCGAGATTGAAGAGAAGCGATCCTCTGTATTGTGTGCGATGCCACGGAAATCGGCGACGCCACCATTTTGGGTGTTCAGCCTGTCCGGCCATTTCGGGGTCTTGTTCCATATGCGGAGGGCGGAGCAGCTTTCAAATCCCAATGGGCAATTGAGGGCGCAGGAAGAgatgagaaaagaagagagttTGAAGTAATGATCTGAGGAAGCGAAGGCCTGATGACCTTGTGTAACTCGAGTTTACCCCTCACGGGGAGTGGTTGGCCTCCTGCATGAACGGCAAAGTCAGAAGACCAGGTCATAGATAGCATGTGTGAGTGGGTGGTATCAACTTTAGTAAGGGAACGCTCTACGTGTGGACTTTTGGATAATTCTGGCTCCAAAGGATGGAAGCTTTAGAAAGCAGACATCTTGTCTAGTTGACGTCTGcgaggaggctgatggaAGGTTGCGGTTGTACTGTGGCTGTTCGCTACAATCCTGAAGTATCACGGGACGTGTGGTGGATGGGAAATATTGTCCGTTTCCTCCCCCGCTCAGAGATGAAATGGGACATAAACTGCACCCCTGCAGCAAAAGTGGGGGGGGACGATGTCCGGGCTTGGAGCGCAAGGAAGAAACAGAGGGAAGACGAGGCCTTTAACAGATGCACAACAGCTGGTGAAAGAGCTAACTGCGATGCTGGACGGTTTTTGGACTACTACTTCTTAACCAACGGAGAACCCGACCAGACAGAAACTCCTGAAGCCTTCGTGGTGTATGGAGTCGACGACAGGATGCCACTTCATCAAATGGCTACGGAAATCCCTAGGCTACACATGAGTAGTGGCTCCTACGGGGATCGAGGTGTCTGCATTGGCTAGGACCGTACAGCCGTTATCTGCCTTTCCGTGGCCATTAACAGGCAGGCCCGCGAGGAAGAAAAGACGAAACAAGAGTCTGAGTGGGAGACAGCCAGGGAAGCACACCACGACTATGTCTCAAAGCCCAACAAGGAGAGTTCAGCTCAAAGCAAGAAGGCAAGAACTGGGAAAGGCAAGGCATCTCCATGCGTTGAGCTTGGGCAATGTACAGGCTCCTACATCGTCAAATGCGACACCGTATCAGATGGTTGGCCGGGGATGGGTGGCTTTATTATGGATATCGGGGATGGAAAAAACGGGACACTCATTGCCGACTATCACTTTGGGATTATCGAAGGAACTATGATCCTAAGCACATGCCAGGAGACACTGGATGCACTCGCTGGTACTTGGGATGACTCGGACGAGGGCTCTGACGATGATAGCTTTGACTCGGAAGAACCtggcagcgacgacgaggacgatggcgatagcgaagaagaagaagaagaaacgcCCAACTCAGAGAAGAGGTCGAATGAAGACATTGAACCGAGCAAAAAATTGGAAAAGGGTGTCGGCCCTGCACTAAACCAACGAAAGGTTAcgccctccctccctcgtCGCGTCTACTTTCGACTGAGGGGCTGTGATACCGGTGAAGGCGATATCATCCATGATCTAGAATTTGGCCACTTGGACTTCATTGGCGATAGCTATGCTACGTTCGTTGGTCTGGCTTATAACTTTCCATGGGTGGGGGGAAATGTTGAGTTTCGAGGGTACAAAGTGGCCGACGCCCCAAAGAGGCAAGCCGCGGACTGGGATGACTTGACACGGGAGGTTTATGAGTCTGAAAGCAGGATCATATGGCACTGAAGTTGTTTATCTGTTTGCTCTCCCCAAGTATGTATGAAACGCAGGCTATGGAGTTTGGATGTGAGGACCTAGTTATAGTCTGACCGCCTAACCTGAGTTGCCACCAAGCAAGTGGACTGTTTCGCCAGACTTGAGTTTCTTTGAAAAGAATTTACTGCCCTTCCCTGAAGATTTACTCCCCGTAGTAGCCTCTGATATCGTTTGGCCTGTCCCAATCGTCACGTTCAGAGCATTCCCAAGCATGCTCGTGATCGATGCCTTGGTAAGGGCACCATCCTTCCATTCAGCATCAACCACAAACCCACCCTTTGTCACGAAGCCATTGAAAGCTCCTCGTTTTGAGGATGGCATTAGAGCAGGGAGAATATGTATCACGCCGTTGCTGCTTGATAAGAGTGACTCGGCAATGGCTGCACAGCCGCCGAAGTTGCCATCGATCTGAAATCCTGCAGGAGGTCCCATGTTGAGGAGACTGTCGTAAGTAAGATTGAAGAGGAGGTGAGTCATGTCAACTTCAAGGTTCTTGCCCTGGCCTAGTCGGGCTCGTAAGGCTGCAAGCCAAGCACGAGACCATCCCATGCTGCCAGCATCATGCCTAGGAGGAGTTAGCAAAAGGTGATGCTTATCCTGGCTCACATTGGCACTGTAAATAGCACTTACGAGGCACGCCGCTCTACGAGTTTCCTGGACGCCTCCCAGATCTTGGGATTCTCTGGCGTGATCTCGGACCCCGGATACAGGCCATAGAGGGGAGACAGATGGCGATGTCCTGGATCTGCCTCTTCAAAGTCTTCAATCCACTCCATGAGGGTACCCATTCTCGGAGAGACTTGCAGGGGAGGAAGACTTTTACTCAAAGAGTCGGCAGTCTTGACCAATTCGTCTTGTGATTTGCTCAAGACCTTGGCCGCCTGCACAAAGTTTCCGAACAGCTCGCGCAAGATCGAGTTGTCTATGGTTGCTGAAACTGTCATTGCACCAGAGTTGCTTCCATTCTTGTAAGAGGCTTCTGGAGAAACGGATGGATTGGTCACCTTCCAACCTTTGTAGTCTGAAAGGAAATCCTCGTAGAACTGCACCGCGTCTCTGAACAGATAGTAGTTCTCTTTGAGGAAGTCTTTGTCCCCAGTGTAGAGGTAATGATCGAAAACGTGCTGAAGGAGCCAAGCGTGTCCCATGGGCCAGTATGATCCTTGTGCGTAAATATCCTGGGGTGCGGCATCGCCCCATATGTCGGTGTTGTGGTGGGCGACCCAACCGCGGGCATTGTACATGTTGCGTGCTACTTCTTTGCCCGTCTTGTGCATGAGCTTCATGTGAGTGAATAGAGGCTCAGTCAAATCGGCTAGATCTGGTGCTTTATTAGGACTACTggagaagttgaagttgacagGAGGCTTACTCGTGATCTCTGCTGGCCAATAGTTCATCTgaatgttgatgttgatcgTATACTTGGAGCCCCAAGAGGGGTCTAGGGCATTGTTCCAGATTCCTTGGAGGTTCGCAGGCAAGGTTCCAGGACGTGATGAAGAAATAAGCAAGTATCGCCCAAACTGAAAGTAGAGACTAAAGAGTTCGGGATCAAAGTCGCCTTGGGCTAGGGCCTGGCGTCTTTTGGCTGTGGTCAAGGCCTTTTGCTCATCGCTCGAAGTGCCAAGGGATAGACTCGCTCGCTCGTATAACTTTTGGTAGTCGCTCACATGGCTTTCGCGAGTTTGCGAGTAAGAGGAAGACACGGCCCTGGCGAGTGTCTTTCGAACTGTTGATAGAGGGTCGTGTTCCCGCACAGTAGTTCGCATGTCGATGTATATCAAGGCTTCGTCCGCGTTGGTTACGACAATTTGATCGCCAATTTGACGCTTAGATCCGCCCTTAATGACAATCCGAGCACCAAAAACCGCCTTGATCTGATTCGAGTTGAAAGTCGAGATAATAGTGTCTCCGTTTTCGGCGTAAGCTGTTTCCACGAACCGATTCTGCTGATTCGAAGGTCGTTGAAATTTAATGTAAAAGCTTAAGGAGCCCGGCTTTGAA
Protein-coding sequences here:
- a CDS encoding TauD domain-containing protein codes for the protein MSATVVITPAAPAPPGQPDIAYAPDYAKFQARQAQRLKSETLPSTVPEGFPTQLTGDLVWDGESVAQTYDWAYVLSPDQTNEIDQALKHFQVLNIPLGQISPETFPLPQLHAELRKLSDELHAGHGFFVIRGLDVDKYSRQENIIIYVGISSHIAGQRGRQDSKFNGKPADVVLTHIKDLSSGQEKGAIGSPAYTTDKQVFHTDTGDIVSLFCLETALEGGASRLASTWRVYNEIARTRPDLVHTLSQNWDVEIFTNADKKFATRPLLYHQKATESTPERVALQYARRYFVGFGALPRSHDIPPITEAQAEALDTLHFLGEKLSVSTDFQKGDMQYVNNLAVFHARDGFTDSPTQQRHLLRLWLRDPENAWKTPEALRSRWAELYDGVTVEAEVFPSEPYIRSSSNKAR
- a CDS encoding Glyco-hyd-65N-2 domain-containing protein; amino-acid sequence: MRTLFLLALLTVLPTCHGIDPPNSKSNPSRLWYDTPASLWNESLPIGNGRLGGMIKGVTGTELIYINEDSFWSGTSLDRVNPDAKDTLPKVQSLLAQGNVKDATFEANLGLSGVPSSMRMYQPGGDFQIYFQNQGSATKYERWLDLSDGTAGVYYEANGVSYQREYLASKPADVMTVRLTTSKPGSLSFYIKFQRPSNQQNRFVETAYAENGDTIISTFNSNQIKAVFGARIVIKGGSKRQIGDQIVVTNADEALIYIDMRTTVREHDPLSTVRKTLARAVSSSYSQTRESHVSDYQKLYERASLSLGTSSDEQKALTTAKRRQALAQGDFDPELFSLYFQFGRYLLISSSRPGTLPANLQGIWNNALDPSWGSKYTININIQMNYWPAEITSKPPVNFNFSSSPNKAPDLADLTEPLFTHMKLMHKTGKEVARNMYNARGWVAHHNTDIWGDAAPQDIYAQGSYWPMGHAWLLQHVFDHYLYTGDKDFLKENYYLFRDAVQFYEDFLSDYKGWKVTNPSVSPEASYKNGSNSGAMTVSATIDNSILRELFGNFVQAAKVLSKSQDELVKTADSLSKSLPPLQVSPRMGTLMEWIEDFEEADPGHRHLSPLYGLYPGSEITPENPKIWEASRKLVERRASHDAGSMGWSRAWLAALRARLGQGKNLEVDMTHLLFNLTYDSLLNMGPPAGFQIDGNFGGCAAIAESLLSSSNGVIHILPALMPSSKRGAFNGFVTKGGFVVDAEWKDGALTKASITSMLGNALNVTIGTGQTISEATTGSKSSGKGSKFFSKKLKSGETVHLLGGNSG
- a CDS encoding MFS domain-containing protein, whose product is MSTQTQAVLAHDSDESSSEELVPSTISDTTDDDLELDIGVTFTSSLINGLVIIGLPAITKDLQLPPPLAFWPASVSGLATASSLLLAGAVADVLGPRWVDLVGCFASGALMIGSGASGKGTELVAFRALQGSGWECILPRQSLSSLNFLSADVETIRQPGSIAMLCLSTIAFLAFVGWVHRQDEAKKPALIPNSIWKNATFFSICVTIALSFAVLNSMELFCSLFFQEIQHLPALQASIRILPCTLVAALVNIVVGLFVHKIPAIWIVTVTSILCAGSPLLMAVIDPSWPYWGNAFVAQILQPISCDALFTVGLIIITDVFPEDTQGLAGAVFNTAAQFGSALGLAILQVISTQVTKDSNSTDKVVALMQGYRASFWTMFGMMLLCTIVGLLGLRKAGRIGLKRD
- a CDS encoding FAD-binding-3 domain-containing protein, giving the protein MASDLPQVQRYITTHDASGKSVIDQSIPTAAPWYSLPDNSAIFAQCYATRGFPVNLSGDKDLQQYREFLDDAPGLVVSNGTVLRYVDIGPNVTSPIHRTSTPYSVLPSISVPCSLRAKMVAMITPKKIVVLGGGPAGMATALSFIKAGFKVKVYERYPSAKPAGTLLNLWPPPIHALKSMGVDVKGLGAPCHTSFRNSMGHVRADLRLPRRDHR